A genomic region of Candidatus Aminicenantes bacterium contains the following coding sequences:
- a CDS encoding Fic family protein: NQQVLEKLPLAEDVVPGKLRGHQVVVGDVYRAPAAADCDYLLEKLCTWLQGDDFKETKGRESVSAIIKAIVAHLYLVWVHPFGDGNGRTARLLEFYILLAAGIPSPAAHLLSNHYNQTRSEYYRQLNLSSKTGGDIMPFLQYAVRGFVDGLHEQMNFVWEQQWDIVWQNHVHEQFQNRTHPSDIRERHLALDLGAKGDWVAMAEISELTPRLAKAYAGRTQKTVHRDINQLEKMSLITREGRKVRARREVILSFLPLQCIPQKNKSEPEKKVN, from the coding sequence CAACCAGCAGGTACTGGAAAAACTGCCATTAGCCGAAGATGTCGTGCCGGGAAAACTGCGCGGGCACCAAGTAGTTGTAGGAGACGTCTATCGTGCTCCAGCCGCCGCCGACTGCGATTATCTGCTGGAGAAACTATGTACATGGCTGCAAGGGGATGATTTCAAGGAAACAAAGGGCCGGGAGTCAGTCTCTGCGATTATCAAGGCGATCGTAGCGCACTTGTATCTAGTCTGGGTCCATCCTTTCGGGGATGGTAACGGCAGGACGGCACGATTACTGGAATTTTATATATTACTTGCGGCCGGGATTCCTTCCCCCGCTGCACATCTATTAAGCAACCATTACAACCAAACTCGCAGCGAATATTATCGACAGCTTAACCTTTCCAGTAAGACAGGTGGCGATATCATGCCCTTCCTGCAATATGCCGTGCGCGGTTTCGTTGATGGCCTTCATGAACAGATGAATTTCGTTTGGGAGCAGCAATGGGACATCGTTTGGCAGAATCATGTTCACGAACAGTTCCAAAATCGCACTCATCCGAGTGATATACGGGAGAGGCATTTAGCTTTGGATCTTGGCGCTAAGGGAGATTGGGTTGCTATGGCCGAAATATCCGAATTGACTCCCCGGCTTGCTAAAGCATATGCAGGGAGAACGCAAAAAACTGTGCACCGGGATATCAACCAACTAGAAAAAATGAGTTTAATCACTCGAGAGGGACGGAAAGTCCGCGCTCGCAGAGAGGTAATCCTCTCCTTTCTTCCGCTACAATGTATCCCGCAGAAGAATAAGTCGGAGCCGGAAAAAAAGGTCAACTAA